GGCTATCGCGAAAGATCCGGCGCTGTTTCCACTTATGTCGATCTGCGCCGTCAGCGGCAAACCCGCACGTTCACGCTATCGGGTGGTGGAACGCTTTGAGCGCCAGTTAGCCGATGGGGCGAGGCTTCCGCTGACGCGGGTTGACCTGATTCCGGAAACCGGGCGAACCCACCAGCTGCGTATTCACTGCCAGCAGCTGGGCCACCCGATTCTGGGCTGCGATCTTTACGGCGGTCTGCTGCTGCCCGGCACCGGGCAGACCGCACGGCTAATGCTGCACGCCAGCGAACTGCATTTTACCCATCCGGTCAGCGGAGAGCCGGTAGCGGCCCGCTGTGAAAGTCCGTTTTGATCGGGATTACCACATCAGATCGTCAGGCACTTTGAAATCGGCGTATGGATCGTCCTCGTCCTGCTCTTCCAGGCTCAGCGCGCTGTTTAATACAATGCTGTCGGCATCGCGCTGGGCGATTTTATCGGCCACCACGGCAGGGATAATCGCGTAGGTGCTTTCACCCACGTTATCCACCCCCAGACGGGCAATCGCCAGCCGGCCGTTAATCAGCTGGGCCTGAGTGGTCTTATCAACAAAAATTTTCTTGATCAACGTGCCGTCGGTGAAGTTAAAACCGATATCGCCCCTGGAGAGGGTGATGCGGTTCATCTCAATCAGCTGCTTCACCTGCGCTTTGTACTCTTTAGAGAGCACGGCCTGCTTCTGCTGTTCGCTCAGCTGCCTGTCACGCTCGATCTGGGCTTTCTTATTCTCTTCCACGGCTTCCCTGGCTTCACGCGCCTGCACTCGTGACTTCTTCGCCGTTCTCTGCACTTTTTCCATTTTTTTGCTGCTCACTAAGCCAGCTTTGAGCATCTGCTCTTGTAAGGTGAGTTTTGACATTTTCGCTTCTGAATCCGTTGAGTGTTACCAGGGATTATACCTGGTTTTTTTGCGGCTGTGCCAGAGGTAGCGGCCCGGCTGGTGGAGAGCATTATGATCGGCCCACGTGTGGTTCTGTTTTGTCGTTTTGGCGCACGGTCATTCTTGTTAGAAATAATGCTATAAAACACGATGTTATTCACGGCATTACTGGAATATATTTCCATATAATTCATTATTTATCGTATGGATTTAATGTGGTGCCAATATCTACACTATGACGTTGCTGTTAATTTAAGGACTTGAGGTACTGGATGTCGTACAGAAATGGAAACTATTGCGCTTTTTATGTTGCAGAACCTTTTAATGAAGGGAGTTTAGGCGCACATGCAACAAAAGATTTTGTTTATTACAATATGCTCCGTATGTGGGAAGCGAAAGATAAAACATTCCCGTTTATTGATTCACATGATAAAACCTACAACGTCAGGGATGGCAGCGATTGGGAAAAAACGCTTAAGTCCCGCCTGCATCAGCGACTGAAACATTCAAAAAACATCGTGCATTTTTTGAGTTCGCAAACCAAATCTTCCCGCGCTTTGGTAGAAGAAATTGACTATGGTATAAACGATCAGGGACTGCCGGTTATTGTTATTTATCCAGAATATGATACGGCGCAGAGCTTGCTGGAAAATAATAATCTTAAACAGTCTGTGAAAAGTCTGTGGGGAAAACTGCCTGTACTCAGAGATTCAATGTCATCCGTACCTACGCTTCATGTTCCGTTGAATAAGAATTTAATTGTGCGCGCGCTTAACGATAATGGGTTTACCGTTAATGGTAAGGTTGACTCAGGAGCGTATCGTTATACATCTTAACGCAGGGAGCGAGCAGAGATGTTAAAGGTTAAACTGTTTGATAAGAAAGTCAGAGATGTTTTTTTTAAATATGCCTCGGGTATTACCGGTACCATTACCGTGTATGTCCTGTTTTGGGATATTCCCGATAAATATAAAACGCTCGCTGGCATTGTATGTATCCTTCTTTTGCTAGTCATTTACGCATTGGTATGGTATTGGGCGAATAAATTAACTTCCATCGATTTAACCGTTGACGGAACGACGGTGACCATTAAGGCTGGCGATATTTTTAGCCAGCCGGGTTTGAAAGCCATCGCGTTCAACGAGTATTTTGATACGCAGGTCGATGAGAAGATCATTGTCAGGCGCAGCCTGAACGGCATTTTCATCAATAAACACCTTAACCGCGCCCTGACCGAACTTGATGAACATATCGCTAGCTATCACTTTGAACGGGAAGATAGAGTTGGCGTCAATGAAGAGCGACTTAGCGGGAAAAAACAGCGTTACCAGTTGGGGACCATTTGTGTCTGGCAAGATTATCTTCTGACGGCATTTGCTCGTTTCAGTGAATATAATGAAGCGCGTTTAACAATGGCAGAATACGTGACGTTTTTGATTAACTTCTGGGATCGCGTTAATCGCGTCTATGCCATGGAGAGTGTTTCCGTACCCATTTTCGGCTCCGGGATAACCCGAATAAAGGAGCACAGGGGTATTAGCGATGAAGAGCTGCTGAAGATCATGCTCTGGACATTCCGTGTCAGTGAAATGCGATTTGCTTATCCTGCAAAGCTCACTATTATTATCCATGAGGATAAAATCAAAAAAATTAATCTCTTCGATCTTCAGTCATCTAAAAATGGGTTATGAATTTTTCCCTATAATCAGCCAAGCCATATTTATTAAATTCATTTTCAAGCATGCGGATAGGGGGAAGCGGATTCTTTATTATCACGGCTTCACTTTCCCGAATTTTAACATAATGCTCAACACAACAGAGGAGTGAGCTTTTATGATCTATCGTACAAAAACCTATCTGGCCGGGGAATGGGATGGCGATCGTGATGCCATTGAGCAGCTACATACATGGAATAATAAAAATTACTGGAGTTTGTCTTTCACCGACGCGCATAGTTTAACCCAGGCCAGAGACAGCAGCCTGAATTGCAGCATCAAGGCTTCTTTAG
The sequence above is a segment of the Erwinia sp. SLM-02 genome. Coding sequences within it:
- a CDS encoding RluA family pseudouridine synthase; this translates as MSEIIDTFIAPPCHDRIEALYQDEHLVLINKPAGLLSLSGKNPQNLDSVHHRLVQIFPGCTLVHRLDFGTSGLMVVARNKAVNAALCQQFSQRSVSKMYSALLCGHVALDEGVIDAAIAKDPALFPLMSICAVSGKPARSRYRVVERFERQLADGARLPLTRVDLIPETGRTHQLRIHCQQLGHPILGCDLYGGLLLPGTGQTARLMLHASELHFTHPVSGEPVAARCESPF
- a CDS encoding DUF2058 domain-containing protein, with amino-acid sequence MSKLTLQEQMLKAGLVSSKKMEKVQRTAKKSRVQAREAREAVEENKKAQIERDRQLSEQQKQAVLSKEYKAQVKQLIEMNRITLSRGDIGFNFTDGTLIKKIFVDKTTQAQLINGRLAIARLGVDNVGESTYAIIPAVVADKIAQRDADSIVLNSALSLEEQDEDDPYADFKVPDDLMW
- a CDS encoding TIR domain-containing protein — protein: MSYRNGNYCAFYVAEPFNEGSLGAHATKDFVYYNMLRMWEAKDKTFPFIDSHDKTYNVRDGSDWEKTLKSRLHQRLKHSKNIVHFLSSQTKSSRALVEEIDYGINDQGLPVIVIYPEYDTAQSLLENNNLKQSVKSLWGKLPVLRDSMSSVPTLHVPLNKNLIVRALNDNGFTVNGKVDSGAYRYTS
- a CDS encoding macro domain-containing protein, giving the protein MLKVKLFDKKVRDVFFKYASGITGTITVYVLFWDIPDKYKTLAGIVCILLLLVIYALVWYWANKLTSIDLTVDGTTVTIKAGDIFSQPGLKAIAFNEYFDTQVDEKIIVRRSLNGIFINKHLNRALTELDEHIASYHFEREDRVGVNEERLSGKKQRYQLGTICVWQDYLLTAFARFSEYNEARLTMAEYVTFLINFWDRVNRVYAMESVSVPIFGSGITRIKEHRGISDEELLKIMLWTFRVSEMRFAYPAKLTIIIHEDKIKKINLFDLQSSKNGL